The genomic DNA TAGACTTAATCCGAGGTAAGCAAGTGGGTGAAGCGATTGCTATCCTTAACCACACACCAAAAACTGCTTCTCCAGTTGTAGAAAAAGTTTTAAAATCTGCAATCGCAAATGCAGAGCACAATTATGAGATGGATATTAACAACTTAGTTGTTGAAAAAGTATTCGTTGACGAAGGTCCAACGTTGAAACGTTTCCGTCCACGTGCAATGGGTCGTGCAAGCCAAATTAACAAACGCACAAGCCACATCACAGTTGTGGTATCAGAAAAGAAGGAGGGATAATCGATGGGTCAGAAGGTTAATCCAATTGGTCTTCGTGTCGGTGTTATCCGTGACTGGGAATCTCGTTGGTTCGCTGAGAAAGATTACGCTACATTATTACATGAAGACATCAAAATCCGTGAGTACATTACTGTACGCTTAAAAGATTCTGCTGTTGCTAAAGTAGAAATCGAACGTGCAGCAAATCGTGTAAATGTTACAATTCACACTGCAAAACCTGGTATGGTAATTGGTAAAGGTGGTACTGAAGTTGAAGCACTTCGTAAAGCTCTTAACCAATTAACAGGCAAGCGTGTACACATCAATATTTTAGAAGTTAAGAGAGCTGATCTTAACGCTAAATTAGTAGGCGAAAACATCGCTCGTCAATTAGAAAACCGTGTATCATTCCGTCGTGCACAAAAGCAAGTTATTCAACGTGCTATGCGTGCAGGTGCTAAAGGTATTAAAACACAGGTTTCTGGTCGTCTTGGCGGAGCTGATATCGCTCGTGCAGAAT from Bacillus basilensis includes the following:
- the rplV gene encoding 50S ribosomal protein L22, which translates into the protein MQAKAVARTVRIAPRKVRLVVDLIRGKQVGEAIAILNHTPKTASPVVEKVLKSAIANAEHNYEMDINNLVVEKVFVDEGPTLKRFRPRAMGRASQINKRTSHITVVVSEKKEG
- the rpsC gene encoding 30S ribosomal protein S3; protein product: MGQKVNPIGLRVGVIRDWESRWFAEKDYATLLHEDIKIREYITVRLKDSAVAKVEIERAANRVNVTIHTAKPGMVIGKGGTEVEALRKALNQLTGKRVHINILEVKRADLNAKLVGENIARQLENRVSFRRAQKQVIQRAMRAGAKGIKTQVSGRLGGADIARAESYSEGTVPLHTLRADIDYAAVEADTTYGKLGVKVWIYRGEVLPTKKKASEEGGK